A region of Geobacillus sp. 46C-IIa DNA encodes the following proteins:
- a CDS encoding ComE operon protein 2 yields the protein MERMTWDQYFMAQSHLLALRSTCTRLAVGATIVRDKRIIAGGYNGSIAGGAHCIDEGCYVIDGHCVRTIHAEMNAILQCAKFGVPTEGAEMYVTHFPCLHCCKAIIQSGIRAVYYAQDYKNHPYALELFAQAGVRLVQVPLKMDVFAQLSGRGEQ from the coding sequence ATGGAACGAATGACATGGGACCAATATTTTATGGCGCAAAGCCATTTGCTGGCGCTGCGCAGCACGTGCACGAGACTCGCAGTCGGGGCGACGATCGTACGCGACAAACGCATTATCGCCGGTGGGTATAACGGCTCGATCGCTGGCGGCGCCCATTGCATTGATGAAGGGTGCTACGTCATTGACGGCCATTGCGTGCGGACGATCCACGCGGAAATGAACGCGATTTTGCAATGCGCCAAGTTTGGCGTCCCGACGGAAGGGGCGGAGATGTATGTCACCCATTTTCCGTGTTTGCATTGCTGCAAAGCGATCATTCAAAGCGGCATTCGCGCCGTGTATTATGCGCAAGATTACAAAAACCATCCGTATGCCCTTGAGTTGTTTGCCCAAGCCGGTGTCCGCCTCGTGCAAGTGCCGTTGAAGATGGACGTGTTTGCCCAGCTTTCCGGCCGAGGGGAACAATGA
- a CDS encoding nicotinate-nucleotide adenylyltransferase, whose product MGKIGIFGGTFDPPHYGHLIMANEVLDALRLSQIWFLPNRIPPHKQHEQVTRSEDRLRMLELAVAGHPRFHIETIELEREGPSYTYDTIRQLTAMHPDDEFYFIIGADMVEYLPNWHRIEELVELVTFVGVKRPGFSMETPYPVIEVEAPQFAVSSSLIRERVKSGQTIRYLVPEDVRLYIEEKGLYGARTSVADCERAADGATLRAYAWRCRDGR is encoded by the coding sequence ATGGGAAAAATCGGGATTTTCGGCGGCACGTTTGATCCGCCGCATTACGGCCATTTAATAATGGCCAATGAAGTGCTTGACGCCCTTCGGTTGTCACAAATTTGGTTTCTGCCAAACCGCATTCCTCCCCATAAACAGCACGAGCAGGTGACAAGAAGCGAGGACCGGCTGCGCATGCTCGAGCTGGCGGTGGCCGGCCATCCACGCTTTCATATTGAGACGATCGAACTCGAACGGGAAGGGCCTTCCTACACGTACGACACGATCCGACAGCTTACGGCGATGCATCCGGACGACGAATTTTACTTTATCATCGGCGCTGATATGGTCGAATACTTGCCGAATTGGCACCGCATTGAAGAGCTGGTCGAGCTCGTGACGTTTGTCGGCGTCAAGCGTCCAGGGTTTTCGATGGAAACGCCATATCCGGTCATCGAGGTGGAAGCGCCGCAGTTTGCCGTATCGTCGTCGCTCATTCGCGAGCGGGTGAAAAGCGGACAAACGATCCGCTATTTAGTGCCGGAAGACGTCAGACTTTATATTGAGGAGAAGGGGTTATATGGAGCGAGAACAAGCGTTGCGGATTGTGAAAGAGCAGCTGACGGAGCAACGCTACGAGCATACGCTTGGCGTTGTCGAGACGGCCGTTAA
- the rsfS gene encoding ribosome silencing factor: MTEQGALQLVVRAADDKKAENIVVLNMKGISLVADYFVICHGNSDKQVQAIAREIQDQAAEHGLPVKRIEGFQEAKWVLVDLGDIVAHVFAKEEREYYNLERLWGDAPAEDVAAVLQP; the protein is encoded by the coding sequence GTGACTGAACAAGGAGCATTGCAGCTTGTCGTCCGCGCGGCGGATGATAAAAAAGCGGAAAATATCGTCGTCTTGAACATGAAAGGCATTTCACTTGTCGCCGATTATTTTGTCATTTGCCATGGCAACTCAGACAAGCAAGTGCAGGCGATCGCCCGCGAAATCCAAGACCAAGCGGCAGAACACGGCTTACCAGTGAAACGGATCGAAGGGTTCCAAGAGGCGAAATGGGTGCTTGTCGATTTGGGCGACATCGTCGCTCACGTGTTTGCCAAAGAGGAGCGCGAGTATTACAACCTCGAGCGGCTTTGGGGGGACGCCCCGGCAGAAGACGTCGCGGCTGTGTTGCAGCCATGA
- a CDS encoding YqzM family protein: MNVFEKEVQSQRNDAVDSAVGFIVSFGFFATMFIIATLIEFFGR; this comes from the coding sequence ATGAACGTATTTGAAAAGGAAGTGCAAAGCCAACGGAATGACGCCGTCGATTCCGCCGTCGGGTTTATCGTATCGTTCGGCTTTTTCGCGACGATGTTCATCATCGCGACGCTGATCGAATTTTTCGGCCGGTAA
- a CDS encoding Rpn family recombination-promoting nuclease/putative transposase, producing MAIDHDRLFKELIRTFFEEFLLLFFPDMHEHIDFHHLSFLSEELFTDVTAGGKYHVDLLVETKLKGEDGLIIVHVETQGYVQPSFAERMFLYFSRLYETYRTRIVPIAVFHYDSLREEPSVFSMEFPFGEVLQFRFFPVALRKKHWREYIRQDNPVAAALLSQMGYTEREKVELKKEFLRMLVRLELDEARQRLLLGFFETYVKLTEEGEQQLQSEVKAMETKEREKVLELIISYEQKGKKEGMEEGWKRGLEQGMKQGMKQGMKRLIQTMAQKGMTAVEIARLVDLSEEEVRRLLSE from the coding sequence ATGGCGATTGACCATGATCGGCTGTTCAAAGAGCTGATCCGCACGTTTTTCGAAGAGTTCCTCCTTCTCTTTTTCCCCGACATGCACGAGCATATCGATTTCCACCATCTGTCCTTTTTATCCGAAGAGCTGTTTACCGATGTGACGGCCGGCGGAAAGTACCACGTCGATCTGCTGGTCGAGACGAAGCTGAAAGGCGAAGACGGGCTGATCATCGTGCACGTGGAAACGCAAGGGTATGTCCAGCCGTCGTTTGCCGAGCGCATGTTCCTCTATTTCAGCCGCTTGTATGAAACCTACCGAACCCGCATCGTTCCGATCGCCGTCTTCCATTATGATTCCCTCCGCGAGGAACCGTCTGTGTTTTCGATGGAATTTCCCTTTGGCGAAGTGCTGCAGTTTCGCTTTTTTCCGGTGGCGCTGCGGAAGAAGCATTGGCGGGAGTACATCCGGCAGGACAATCCGGTTGCGGCTGCGCTGCTCAGTCAAATGGGGTATACTGAAAGGGAGAAGGTGGAGCTGAAAAAAGAGTTTTTGCGCATGCTGGTGCGGTTGGAGCTCGATGAGGCGAGGCAGCGGTTGCTGCTTGGGTTTTTTGAGACGTACGTGAAGTTGACGGAGGAAGGGGAACAACAGCTGCAAAGCGAGGTGAAGGCGATGGAAACGAAAGAAAGAGAGAAAGTTCTGGAGCTGATCATCTCCTACGAGCAAAAAGGGAAGAAGGAAGGGATGGAAGAAGGATGGAAACGCGGCCTTGAGCAAGGAATGAAACAAGGCATGAAACAAGGAATGAAGCGGCTCATTCAGACGATGGCGCAAAAAGGGATGACGGCCGTCGAGATTGCCCGGTTGGTCGATCTTTCTGAAGAAGAGGTTCGCCGCTTGCTGAGCGAGTAA
- the holA gene encoding DNA polymerase III subunit delta, whose translation MLERVWGNIEKRRFSPLYLLYGSEPFLLMETYERLVKAALGEEEREWNSAVYDCEETPVQAALEEAETVPFFGERRVILIKHPYFFTAEKEKEIEHDLAKLEAYIKAPAPFSIVVFFAPYDKLDERKKITKLAKEHCEVAVAAPLAEGELRAWVRQRIEGQGARVDNEAIDVLLRRAGTQLAALANEIDKLALFAGPGGTVEAAAVEHLVARTPEENVFVLVEQVAKRDIPAALQTFYDLLENNEEPIKILALLAGHFRLLAQVKWLAQAGYGQPQIASALKVHPFRVKLALGQAARFSEQELAEAIDALAAADYEVKSGAMDRRLAVELLLMRWGGRR comes from the coding sequence ATGCTCGAACGCGTATGGGGAAACATTGAAAAACGACGGTTTTCTCCCCTTTATTTATTATATGGCAGCGAGCCGTTTTTATTAATGGAAACGTACGAACGGTTGGTGAAGGCGGCGCTTGGCGAGGAAGAGCGCGAGTGGAACTCAGCGGTGTACGACTGTGAGGAAACGCCGGTGCAGGCGGCGCTTGAAGAGGCGGAGACGGTGCCGTTTTTCGGAGAACGGCGCGTCATTCTCATCAAACATCCGTATTTTTTTACGGCTGAAAAAGAGAAGGAGATCGAGCACGACTTGGCAAAGCTGGAGGCATACATAAAAGCGCCGGCGCCGTTTTCGATCGTCGTCTTTTTTGCGCCGTATGACAAGCTTGATGAGCGGAAAAAAATCACGAAACTCGCCAAAGAGCACTGCGAAGTCGCCGTTGCCGCCCCGCTCGCCGAGGGGGAGCTGCGCGCCTGGGTGCGGCAACGGATCGAGGGCCAAGGGGCGCGGGTGGATAACGAAGCGATCGATGTGCTCTTGCGGCGAGCCGGAACGCAGCTGGCTGCATTGGCCAACGAGATCGATAAACTCGCTTTGTTTGCCGGGCCGGGCGGGACGGTGGAGGCAGCGGCTGTCGAGCATCTTGTTGCCCGCACGCCGGAAGAAAATGTGTTCGTTCTTGTCGAGCAAGTCGCGAAGCGCGACATTCCGGCAGCATTGCAGACGTTTTATGATTTGCTGGAAAACAATGAAGAGCCGATCAAAATTTTGGCGTTGCTCGCCGGCCATTTTCGCCTGTTGGCGCAAGTGAAATGGCTCGCCCAAGCGGGCTACGGGCAGCCGCAAATCGCTTCTGCGCTGAAAGTGCATCCGTTTCGCGTCAAGCTCGCTCTTGGCCAGGCCGCCCGCTTTTCCGAGCAGGAACTGGCTGAGGCGATTGACGCACTGGCCGCCGCTGATTACGAGGTGAAAAGCGGAGCTATGGACCGCCGGTTGGCCGTTGAGCTGCTGCTTATGCGTTGGGGCGGCCGACGGTGA
- the comER gene encoding late competence protein ComER, whose product MNIGVIGTGNMGTILIEALVDSGAVKAEQLIITNRTLAKAFNIQKTYPGITVAADPPETVKQADIVFLCVKPLDIHPLLQQLAPHWTREHCLVSITSPISVGQLEAAVPCQVVRAIPSITNRALSGSILVTFGSRCSAACRQTIDDLLRRIATPVLIDDAITRVASDIASCGPAFFSYLLQCFIDAAAAKTAITKDQATVLATDMIIGLGELLKRDLYTLQTLQEKVCVKGGITGEGIAVLEQKIDGVFEEVLRKTHEKFREDVEKVRQQFSP is encoded by the coding sequence ATGAACATCGGCGTTATCGGCACGGGGAATATGGGAACGATTTTAATCGAAGCGTTGGTAGACTCCGGCGCCGTCAAAGCCGAACAGCTCATCATTACAAACCGCACGCTCGCAAAAGCGTTCAATATACAAAAAACATATCCTGGCATCACGGTCGCCGCCGATCCGCCTGAGACGGTCAAACAGGCGGACATCGTCTTTTTATGCGTCAAACCGCTTGACATCCATCCACTGCTGCAACAGCTGGCCCCACACTGGACAAGGGAGCATTGCCTTGTGTCAATCACAAGTCCGATCAGCGTCGGACAGCTGGAAGCGGCCGTCCCTTGCCAAGTTGTGCGCGCCATTCCGAGCATCACGAACCGGGCGCTTTCCGGCAGCATCCTCGTCACCTTCGGCTCGCGCTGCTCAGCCGCTTGTCGGCAAACAATCGACGACCTTCTCCGGCGCATCGCCACACCGGTCTTGATTGACGACGCCATCACCCGCGTCGCTTCCGACATCGCAAGCTGCGGCCCGGCGTTTTTCAGCTATTTGCTGCAGTGCTTTATCGATGCGGCGGCAGCGAAGACCGCCATCACGAAAGACCAGGCGACAGTGCTGGCAACCGACATGATCATCGGCCTCGGGGAATTGTTGAAACGGGATTTGTATACGCTTCAAACCTTGCAGGAAAAAGTATGCGTCAAAGGCGGCATTACGGGCGAAGGCATTGCCGTCCTCGAGCAAAAAATAGACGGCGTCTTTGAGGAAGTGCTACGGAAAACACATGAGAAGTTTCGAGAAGATGTGGAGAAGGTGAGGCAACAGTTTTCGCCATAA
- the yqeK gene encoding bis(5'-nucleosyl)-tetraphosphatase (symmetrical) YqeK has translation MEREQALRIVKEQLTEQRYEHTLGVVETAVKLAKRYGADVKKAELAAIFHDYAKFRPVEEMKQLILAQNMPNDLLAYNSELWHAPVGAYLVQTEVGIDDPDVLDAIRYHTSGRAGMTLLEKIIYLADYIEPGRRFPGVDDVRRLTEEDLNRALLQAVKNTIAFLLEKRQLIYPDTIHAYNSLVREVKGE, from the coding sequence ATGGAGCGAGAACAAGCGTTGCGGATTGTGAAAGAGCAGCTGACGGAGCAACGCTACGAGCATACGCTTGGCGTTGTCGAGACGGCCGTTAAGCTTGCGAAACGGTACGGGGCTGACGTGAAAAAAGCGGAATTGGCGGCCATTTTTCATGACTATGCGAAATTCCGCCCGGTCGAAGAAATGAAACAACTCATTTTAGCGCAAAATATGCCCAACGATTTGCTCGCGTACAACAGCGAATTGTGGCATGCCCCCGTCGGCGCCTACCTAGTGCAAACGGAAGTGGGCATTGACGATCCGGACGTGCTCGATGCCATCCGTTACCACACGTCCGGAAGGGCTGGCATGACGCTGCTGGAGAAAATCATTTATTTGGCCGATTACATCGAGCCAGGGCGGCGCTTCCCCGGCGTTGATGACGTGCGGCGCCTGACGGAAGAAGATCTCAACCGGGCGCTGCTGCAGGCGGTGAAAAACACGATCGCCTTTTTGCTAGAGAAGCGGCAGCTTATTTATCCGGATACGATTCATGCGTACAATTCACTCGTGCGCGAAGTGAAGGGGGAATGA
- a CDS encoding DNA internalization-related competence protein ComEC/Rec2: MKGQAIYIAAAALLAAAAASLVKPAFFLLSGYLLLLHFHRKRLLIPALAAASFFFIYVLIVDHYNKTALSGGRHTVLLRFPAPPSIDGDRLQAPVKAGRERVQLRYTIRTPTEKAALHARLMPGTVCRVTGTLERPQPASNPYAFDYRRYLRFHRIHWLFLPETIDLSACFRAHPTVIERLVSLREAGVRRIEAHLPPEAAGIAAALIYGERRQLDDAVLDGYQQLGLIHLLAISGGHVTLLVSAVFAIAIRFVTREAAAVALMAALPVYAVLAGASPSVLRACVTGMIMLAVAWKKGAIHPLDALSWTAIALFVLDPYMMFDIGFQLSFVVTFVLLVHFPALVVVRSMIGRLFQTALAAQLAALPILLYHFYEVSVWSVVLNVVFVPLYSFLILPLAVLVAAVPFPPLVWLFSRLIGLTNTVVRFFSVDHPFSLMLGRPEPWCLAVYAAAVAAAWLFWERGRLLHGLAAVAAAMVLQLASPYVNPKGEVTVLDVGQGDCLYIELPYRKAVYLIDTGGTPELKEERWRGRMRPFSVGRDVVVPFLKAQGVRAIDKLILTHDDADHIGAASEVLKAVRVKQIVTSPKALPAIKAMARPFSVPVAAASRGERWEEGGITFAVIHPEAGSQDDNNGSLVLFARLGGLDWLFAGDIEKEAEQAIIGIYPQLRADVLKVAHHGSRTSTTEPFLQAVKPRAAIISVGRFNRYGHPSPDVLERLKQQGILIWRTDENGAIRYFYDGKSGTFQAMKP; the protein is encoded by the coding sequence ATGAAAGGACAAGCCATTTATATCGCCGCGGCGGCGCTTTTAGCCGCAGCGGCTGCCTCTTTGGTCAAACCTGCCTTTTTCCTCCTTTCCGGCTATCTTCTCCTGCTTCACTTTCACCGGAAGCGTCTATTGATTCCCGCCCTGGCCGCGGCATCGTTCTTTTTCATCTATGTTCTCATTGTCGATCATTATAACAAAACGGCCCTTTCCGGCGGCCGCCATACCGTTTTGCTTCGCTTTCCCGCCCCGCCTTCGATCGACGGCGACCGGCTGCAGGCGCCGGTCAAAGCGGGTCGGGAACGGGTGCAGCTCCGTTATACGATTCGGACGCCGACGGAAAAAGCGGCGCTGCACGCCCGCCTTATGCCCGGAACGGTTTGCCGCGTCACGGGGACGCTTGAGCGCCCGCAACCGGCAAGCAATCCGTACGCCTTTGACTACCGCCGCTATTTGCGTTTCCACCGCATCCACTGGCTGTTTCTCCCCGAGACGATCGATCTTTCTGCCTGTTTTCGCGCCCATCCGACCGTGATCGAGCGGCTCGTCTCGCTTCGCGAAGCGGGCGTTCGCCGCATCGAGGCTCATCTTCCGCCGGAAGCGGCCGGCATTGCAGCCGCCCTGATTTATGGCGAGCGCCGTCAGCTCGATGACGCGGTGCTTGACGGTTATCAACAACTTGGCCTCATCCATTTGCTGGCGATTTCCGGTGGCCATGTCACCTTGCTTGTCAGCGCGGTGTTTGCCATAGCGATCCGTTTCGTGACGCGTGAGGCGGCTGCAGTCGCTTTAATGGCCGCACTGCCCGTTTACGCGGTGCTCGCCGGCGCCTCGCCGTCAGTTTTGCGCGCTTGTGTGACAGGTATGATCATGCTTGCTGTCGCGTGGAAAAAAGGGGCGATTCACCCGCTCGATGCGTTAAGTTGGACGGCGATTGCGCTTTTCGTCTTAGATCCGTACATGATGTTTGATATTGGCTTTCAATTGTCGTTTGTGGTGACGTTTGTCCTCCTCGTTCATTTTCCGGCGCTCGTCGTTGTTCGTTCCATGATCGGGCGGCTCTTCCAAACAGCGCTTGCCGCCCAGCTCGCTGCCCTGCCGATTTTGCTTTACCATTTTTATGAAGTTTCCGTATGGAGTGTCGTCCTCAATGTCGTGTTTGTCCCTTTGTATTCGTTTCTTATTTTGCCGTTGGCCGTTCTTGTTGCCGCTGTTCCGTTTCCCCCGCTCGTTTGGTTGTTCAGCCGCCTCATCGGGCTCACGAACACCGTTGTCCGTTTTTTCTCTGTCGATCACCCATTTTCGCTTATGCTCGGGCGTCCGGAGCCATGGTGCTTAGCCGTTTATGCCGCTGCGGTCGCGGCCGCATGGCTGTTTTGGGAGCGTGGCCGGCTGCTTCACGGCTTGGCGGCGGTGGCGGCCGCCATGGTGCTTCAGCTTGCGAGTCCATACGTTAATCCAAAAGGGGAAGTGACGGTGTTGGATGTCGGCCAAGGCGACTGCCTTTACATCGAGCTTCCTTATCGAAAAGCCGTCTACCTTATCGACACCGGCGGGACGCCGGAACTAAAGGAGGAACGGTGGCGCGGGCGAATGCGGCCGTTTTCCGTCGGCCGCGATGTCGTCGTGCCGTTTTTAAAAGCCCAAGGGGTAAGGGCAATCGACAAGCTCATTCTTACGCATGATGACGCCGACCATATTGGAGCGGCTTCCGAGGTGCTAAAAGCGGTGCGCGTCAAGCAAATCGTCACAAGCCCAAAAGCGCTGCCGGCCATCAAAGCGATGGCGCGCCCGTTTTCTGTGCCGGTTGCCGCCGCATCGAGGGGGGAACGGTGGGAGGAAGGCGGCATAACGTTTGCTGTGATTCACCCGGAGGCGGGCAGTCAAGACGACAATAACGGCTCGCTCGTCTTGTTCGCCCGGCTTGGCGGCTTAGATTGGCTGTTTGCCGGAGACATTGAGAAGGAGGCAGAACAAGCGATCATCGGCATATATCCGCAGCTGCGCGCTGATGTGCTCAAAGTTGCCCACCATGGCAGCAGAACATCGACAACAGAGCCGTTTTTGCAGGCGGTGAAACCGCGGGCGGCCATCATTTCCGTCGGCCGCTTCAACCGTTACGGCCACCCGTCTCCGGACGTGTTGGAACGGCTGAAACAACAAGGTATTCTCATTTGGCGGACAGATGAAAACGGGGCCATTCGCTATTTTTATGATGGAAAAAGCGGAACCTTTCAAGCGATGAAACCATAG
- the rpsT gene encoding 30S ribosomal protein S20, with amino-acid sequence MANIKSAIKRAKTSEKRRAHNASMKSAMRTAIKKFEALVELKDVEKAQEAFIIASKKLDKAASKGLIHKNAASRQKSRLAKKLNSIQAS; translated from the coding sequence GTGGCTAACATTAAATCGGCGATCAAACGCGCGAAAACGAGCGAAAAACGTCGGGCTCACAACGCCTCGATGAAATCGGCCATGCGCACGGCGATCAAAAAATTTGAAGCGCTCGTTGAGTTAAAAGACGTGGAAAAAGCGCAAGAAGCGTTCATTATCGCTTCGAAGAAGTTAGACAAAGCCGCAAGCAAAGGCCTTATCCATAAAAATGCCGCCAGCCGGCAAAAATCGCGCTTAGCGAAAAAATTAAACAGCATCCAAGCTTCCTAA
- a CDS encoding helix-hairpin-helix domain-containing protein: MWETVKTRWKTGLLVLFVAAAGLWVFGRPPTEREPVALPAAVGTDAAETEGQEVKAPRVVVIDVKGAVAKPGVYEMPADARVRDVIARAGGLTNEADAARVNLAAKVRDEMMIYVPAKGEAALAPETAGATPEAGTESGLQVAVNTATEEELMQIPGIGPTKAKAIIAYRDEHGPFQRVEDLLKVNGIGEKTLEKLKPYLLVP, encoded by the coding sequence ATGTGGGAAACGGTTAAGACACGATGGAAAACAGGACTGCTTGTCCTGTTTGTCGCCGCGGCAGGGCTGTGGGTGTTCGGCCGCCCGCCGACCGAACGAGAGCCCGTCGCCTTGCCGGCGGCGGTTGGAACGGATGCGGCGGAGACAGAGGGACAAGAAGTGAAGGCGCCGAGAGTCGTTGTCATTGATGTCAAAGGAGCGGTCGCCAAACCGGGAGTATACGAGATGCCGGCCGATGCCCGCGTCCGCGATGTCATCGCTAGGGCGGGCGGGCTGACGAACGAGGCGGACGCGGCAAGAGTCAACTTGGCGGCCAAAGTGCGCGATGAAATGATGATTTACGTTCCGGCAAAAGGTGAGGCGGCGCTGGCGCCAGAAACGGCCGGGGCGACGCCGGAAGCCGGGACGGAAAGCGGCCTGCAAGTGGCGGTCAATACGGCGACGGAAGAGGAGCTGATGCAAATTCCCGGCATCGGGCCGACGAAAGCCAAAGCGATCATCGCCTACCGCGATGAGCACGGACCGTTTCAGCGGGTTGAAGATTTGCTTAAGGTCAACGGCATCGGGGAAAAAACATTGGAAAAATTAAAGCCGTATTTGCTTGTGCCATAA
- the aroE gene encoding shikimate dehydrogenase, translating to MENVYGLLGFPVEHSLSPLMHNDAFAYFGISARYHLFSVKPEQVGEAIAGVRALGIAGVNVTIPHKMAVIPFLDEVDEHARRIGAVNTIVNDNGRLVGYNTDGPGYVKALEEEMDVHLDGKRILLIGAGGGARGIYFSLLSTAAERIDIANRTTEKAARLVREGEDGRSAFFPLAEAEKRLAEYDIIINTTSAGMHPLVNEQPLSLERLQPGTVVSDIIYNPFETKWLKEAKARGARGQNGVGMLVYQGALAFEKWTGQWPDVNRMKQLVIDQLRR from the coding sequence ATGGAAAACGTATACGGTTTGCTTGGCTTTCCGGTCGAGCACTCGCTGTCGCCGCTCATGCATAACGACGCGTTCGCCTATTTCGGCATTTCGGCGCGCTACCATTTGTTTTCTGTCAAACCGGAGCAAGTCGGCGAAGCGATCGCCGGTGTGCGGGCGCTCGGCATCGCCGGGGTGAATGTGACGATTCCGCATAAAATGGCGGTCATTCCGTTTTTGGATGAAGTGGATGAGCACGCGCGCCGCATCGGGGCGGTCAACACGATCGTCAATGACAACGGACGGCTCGTCGGCTATAATACGGACGGACCTGGCTACGTCAAGGCGCTCGAGGAGGAAATGGATGTCCATCTTGACGGCAAGCGGATTTTGCTGATCGGCGCTGGCGGCGGAGCGCGGGGCATTTATTTTTCGCTGCTTTCGACCGCGGCCGAGCGCATTGATATCGCCAACCGGACGACAGAGAAAGCGGCGCGGCTTGTCCGTGAAGGGGAGGATGGCCGCTCGGCTTTTTTCCCGCTTGCCGAGGCCGAGAAACGGCTGGCCGAATATGATATTATTATCAACACGACTTCGGCCGGCATGCATCCGCTTGTCAACGAACAGCCGCTTTCTCTTGAACGGCTGCAGCCGGGAACAGTCGTGTCCGATATTATTTACAATCCGTTCGAAACGAAATGGCTGAAGGAAGCGAAAGCGCGTGGCGCCCGCGGGCAAAACGGTGTCGGCATGCTCGTGTACCAAGGGGCGCTCGCTTTTGAAAAATGGACCGGCCAATGGCCGGATGTCAACCGGATGAAACAGCTTGTCATCGATCAGTTGAGGAGGTAA
- a CDS encoding class I SAM-dependent methyltransferase has product MTYARFADWYDALMAEAPYDKWRSFVERAFNRYAQRPGRQVIDIGCGTGELAIRLAKAGWQVSGVDLSEHMLAIAQEKAEEAGVHVPFFEQNMAELDGFSDLDGALIFCDALNYLTSEEDVQNSFAAVSRALGAGGLLLFDVHSVYKMDVLFRDAVFADQGEDISYIWTCHPLDWPHSVGHELTFFVRRGDLYERFDEWHEQRTFERAVYEQWLDAAGFEVLEVTADFTDAPPTETAERLFFVARKR; this is encoded by the coding sequence ATGACCTATGCCCGCTTTGCCGATTGGTATGACGCGCTTATGGCCGAGGCGCCGTATGACAAGTGGCGGTCGTTTGTGGAACGAGCCTTTAACCGATATGCCCAACGGCCGGGGCGACAAGTGATCGACATCGGCTGCGGGACAGGAGAGCTTGCCATCCGCCTCGCCAAGGCCGGATGGCAAGTATCCGGCGTTGACTTGTCCGAGCATATGCTTGCCATCGCTCAGGAGAAAGCGGAGGAAGCCGGCGTTCATGTGCCGTTTTTTGAACAAAACATGGCCGAACTCGACGGGTTTTCAGACCTTGACGGCGCCCTGATTTTTTGCGACGCCCTCAACTACCTCACGAGTGAGGAGGACGTCCAAAACTCCTTCGCTGCCGTTTCCCGCGCCCTTGGCGCCGGCGGGCTGCTTTTGTTTGACGTCCATTCCGTTTATAAAATGGACGTTTTGTTCCGCGATGCCGTGTTTGCGGACCAAGGGGAGGACATCAGCTACATATGGACGTGCCATCCGCTCGATTGGCCGCACAGCGTCGGGCATGAACTGACATTTTTCGTCCGCCGCGGCGATCTGTACGAACGTTTCGACGAATGGCACGAACAGCGCACGTTTGAGCGCGCCGTTTATGAGCAGTGGCTGGATGCCGCCGGCTTTGAGGTGCTTGAAGTGACCGCCGATTTCACCGATGCCCCGCCGACCGAGACGGCGGAGCGGCTGTTTTTTGTGGCGCGGAAGCGGTGA
- the yhbY gene encoding ribosome assembly RNA-binding protein YhbY encodes MLTGKQKRFLRAQAHHLKPIFQVGKGGVTEAMTEQIAAALEARELLKVSVLQNCEEDRHIVAEQLAEGTGAELVQVIGNTIVLYKESKEHKQIVLPD; translated from the coding sequence ATGTTAACGGGAAAACAAAAACGGTTTTTGCGGGCGCAAGCCCACCATTTAAAACCGATTTTTCAAGTCGGCAAAGGCGGCGTGACGGAGGCGATGACCGAACAAATCGCGGCGGCGCTCGAGGCGCGCGAACTGCTGAAGGTGAGCGTCTTGCAAAACTGTGAAGAGGACCGCCACATTGTCGCCGAACAGCTTGCCGAAGGGACGGGGGCCGAGCTCGTGCAAGTGATCGGCAATACGATCGTCTTATATAAGGAGTCGAAAGAACATAAACAAATCGTTTTGCCTGACTGA